In Shinella sp. XGS7, a single genomic region encodes these proteins:
- a CDS encoding PEP-CTERM sorting domain-containing protein, whose amino-acid sequence MTRLMTRLSLLACVLAAPASSWALEIKVGSAVRTPSTPTENSFEVKGVSNGLVELNPSGAKVLSERGFESVTRVSVDGNLGLIKGSTSLNLDRQLDSGSPVTAVSTGMFVFAAPLLGGGGAAEVPITVQLSFDGAFHHLSGDPMMVLLGTMSAGTHRGGMYGSSLTFWQAAGGPVRVERSSLSSTGEAFAGAQPLVQSQTAEHLAGVARVSFMARPGDVVGFSGALLGSVTAAYDANQHWQPSSGTVDFLNTGRLSILLPQGYSLDSEAPLLRNVVQTVPEPGSWALMGAGLALLLGLRRPKRGG is encoded by the coding sequence ATGACACGCCTGATGACGCGCCTGAGCCTGCTGGCCTGCGTGCTGGCGGCGCCGGCCAGCAGCTGGGCCCTGGAAATCAAGGTGGGCTCGGCCGTGCGCACCCCGTCCACCCCGACCGAGAACTCCTTCGAGGTCAAGGGGGTGTCCAACGGCCTGGTGGAACTGAACCCCAGCGGCGCCAAGGTCCTGAGCGAGCGCGGCTTCGAGTCGGTGACCCGGGTCTCGGTGGACGGCAATCTGGGCCTGATCAAGGGCTCCACCTCACTGAACCTGGATCGGCAGCTGGACAGCGGCAGCCCCGTCACCGCCGTGTCCACGGGCATGTTCGTCTTTGCCGCCCCCTTGCTGGGCGGTGGCGGTGCGGCCGAGGTGCCCATCACGGTGCAGCTGAGCTTTGATGGTGCCTTTCACCATCTGTCGGGTGATCCCATGATGGTGCTGCTGGGCACGATGTCGGCCGGCACCCATCGCGGCGGCATGTATGGCTCCTCCCTGACCTTCTGGCAGGCGGCCGGCGGGCCCGTGCGGGTGGAGCGTTCGAGCCTGAGCTCGACGGGCGAGGCCTTCGCCGGTGCCCAGCCTCTGGTGCAGAGCCAGACGGCCGAGCATCTGGCCGGCGTGGCCCGGGTCAGTTTCATGGCCCGGCCGGGTGATGTGGTGGGCTTCTCGGGCGCCCTGCTGGGCTCGGTCACCGCGGCCTATGACGCCAACCAGCACTGGCAGCCCAGCAGCGGCACGGTGGACTTTCTCAACACCGGCCGCCTGAGCATCCTGCTGCCCCAGGGCTACAGCCTGGACAGCGAGGCGCCCCTGCTGCGCAATGTGGTGCAGACCGTGCCCGAGCCCGGTAGCTGGGCGCTGATGGGCGCCGGCCTGGCCCTGTTGCTGGGCCTGCGGCGCCCCAAGCGCGGCGGCTGA
- a CDS encoding OPT family oligopeptide transporter, which yields MAIQQLTEEQIRTWSRAQKDQWWFQNVYRGDMPQLTLRSGLTGFVLGGVLAATALYIAAKTGITIGVGLTSVILAFALFRVLSRSGLASDYTILENNCTQSIATAAGYAVSPLTTCMAAYMLITDRIVPWWQMMIWVVVIAVLGVLVAFPMKRRFINEDQLPFPEGRASGVVLDSLYSGAAGDGVFKAKLLAVTAGLAASYQAIVSDGWMKLIQFKLLRLDQWAGMKEPWILHERLDTYYYELAVKAELWLPKILGTDIRALGLRFTLDAAMMGIGGLMGLAVAGSCLLGSLINFAVLAPLMIQAGDIVQRVAPNGQPVPISRAEIVNQWSMWWGITMMVVGSLVSLLAKPELFKGILPGGRVARTQASSKAEPGRDVLAHIEVPLWISYVGVPIFGLLGAWVTHLFFGVSLGMALLSLPLIFVLTVICTNSMALTSWTPVGAMAKITQFSMGAIDRANPANNLLPAGMTAEVAANAANLLSDIKPGYMLGGKPRHQAIGHVIGVVAGVAASVPLFFLLFLPANGAGERSTSTILSEQFAMPGAIQWKGVAELIAKGVQGLPTSALIAMAVAALAAAAIELIKLRVKRFPLSAVSIGLGVVLPPDAVLAMFLGALLFWFMGRRHAQKPAGDRGRRIWVEGAEPICAGLISGAALMGIGNALLNVLI from the coding sequence ATGGCTATTCAACAGCTCACCGAAGAACAGATCAGGACCTGGTCCCGCGCCCAGAAGGACCAGTGGTGGTTCCAGAATGTCTACCGCGGCGACATGCCGCAGCTGACCCTGCGCTCGGGCCTCACCGGTTTTGTGCTGGGCGGCGTGCTGGCGGCCACGGCGCTGTACATCGCGGCCAAGACGGGCATCACCATCGGCGTGGGCCTGACCTCGGTGATCCTGGCCTTCGCCCTGTTCCGCGTGCTCTCGCGCAGCGGCCTGGCCTCGGACTACACCATTCTCGAGAACAACTGCACCCAGTCCATCGCCACGGCGGCGGGCTATGCGGTGTCGCCGCTGACCACCTGCATGGCGGCCTATATGCTGATCACCGACCGCATCGTGCCCTGGTGGCAGATGATGATCTGGGTGGTGGTGATCGCGGTGCTGGGCGTGCTGGTGGCCTTCCCGATGAAGCGACGCTTCATCAACGAGGACCAGCTGCCCTTTCCCGAAGGGCGCGCCAGCGGCGTGGTGCTGGACTCGCTGTACAGCGGCGCGGCCGGCGACGGTGTCTTCAAGGCCAAGCTGCTGGCTGTGACGGCCGGTCTGGCGGCGAGCTATCAGGCCATCGTCAGTGACGGCTGGATGAAGCTGATCCAGTTCAAGCTGCTGCGCCTGGACCAGTGGGCCGGCATGAAGGAACCCTGGATCCTGCATGAGCGCCTGGACACCTACTACTACGAGCTGGCCGTCAAGGCCGAGCTCTGGCTGCCCAAGATCCTGGGCACCGACATCCGCGCCCTGGGTCTGCGCTTCACTCTGGACGCGGCCATGATGGGCATTGGCGGCCTGATGGGCCTGGCCGTGGCGGGCAGCTGCCTGCTGGGCAGCCTGATCAATTTCGCGGTGCTGGCGCCGCTGATGATCCAGGCTGGTGACATCGTGCAGCGCGTGGCGCCCAATGGCCAGCCGGTGCCGATCTCGCGCGCCGAGATCGTGAACCAGTGGTCCATGTGGTGGGGCATCACCATGATGGTGGTGGGCTCCCTGGTGAGCCTGCTGGCCAAGCCCGAGCTCTTCAAAGGCATCCTGCCGGGAGGCCGTGTCGCGCGCACCCAAGCCAGCAGCAAGGCCGAGCCCGGCCGTGATGTGCTGGCCCATATCGAGGTGCCGCTGTGGATCTCCTATGTGGGCGTGCCCATCTTCGGTCTGCTGGGCGCCTGGGTCACGCATCTGTTCTTCGGCGTCTCGCTGGGCATGGCCCTGCTGTCCCTGCCGTTGATCTTCGTGCTCACCGTGATCTGCACCAATTCCATGGCCCTGACCTCCTGGACCCCGGTGGGTGCCATGGCCAAGATCACCCAGTTCTCCATGGGCGCCATCGACCGCGCCAACCCGGCCAACAATCTGCTGCCCGCGGGCATGACGGCCGAGGTGGCGGCCAATGCGGCCAATCTGCTCTCCGACATCAAGCCCGGCTATATGCTCGGCGGCAAGCCGCGCCATCAGGCCATCGGCCATGTGATCGGCGTGGTGGCGGGCGTGGCGGCCTCGGTGCCCCTGTTCTTCCTGCTCTTCCTGCCGGCCAACGGCGCGGGTGAGCGCTCCACCAGCACCATCCTCTCCGAGCAGTTCGCCATGCCCGGCGCCATCCAGTGGAAGGGCGTGGCCGAGCTGATCGCCAAGGGCGTGCAGGGCCTGCCCACCTCGGCCCTGATCGCCATGGCCGTGGCGGCCCTGGCGGCCGCGGCCATCGAGCTGATCAAGCTGCGCGTCAAGCGCTTCCCGCTCTCGGCCGTGTCCATCGGCCTGGGCGTGGTGCTGCCGCCGGACGCGGTGCTGGCCATGTTCCTGGGCGCCTTGCTGTTCTGGTTCATGGGCCGTCGCCATGCCCAGAAGCCCGCCGGTGACCGCGGCCGCCGCATCTGGGTGGAGGGCGCCGAGCCCATCTGCGCCGGCCTGATCTCGGGCGCTGCCCTGATGGGCATCGGCAACGCCCTGCTCAATGTGCTGATCTGA
- a CDS encoding YkgJ family cysteine cluster protein yields the protein MSLPCLQCGACCATFRVSFHWVEAPPDLDPHLVQAIGPQHLCMAGTDQRRPRCQALQGEIGGATQCSVYESRPPACREVQPGDAKCQRARAQNGLTPL from the coding sequence ATGAGCCTGCCCTGTCTGCAATGCGGCGCCTGCTGCGCCACCTTCCGCGTGTCCTTCCACTGGGTGGAGGCTCCGCCGGATCTGGACCCTCATCTCGTCCAGGCCATCGGCCCCCAGCATCTGTGCATGGCCGGCACCGACCAGCGCCGGCCACGCTGCCAGGCCCTGCAAGGCGAGATCGGTGGGGCCACGCAGTGCAGCGTCTATGAGTCCCGCCCTCCGGCCTGCCGCGAGGTGCAGCCGGGCGATGCCAAATGCCAGCGCGCCCGCGCGCAAAACGGGTTGACGCCGCTCTGA
- a CDS encoding TonB-dependent receptor translates to MHLRPHALAWACASLFALSLAPARAADAADQAPPAAPEAGSPQALGRVVVTATRGAKALEKIPGAVSLITRDDIETQGLVSEDPSALLALSIPGYAPARQKLTNFGEGLRGRNALLLLDGIPQTNPLRLGGREGYFADPMIVSRIEVVSGASAVQGMGATGGIINTITRRPTQAGTRQTLELKYGTQFHGDSASWKTGYMVEHKSDFDLIAYLGARSQQVGVDGAGRPLATESLHQAADGFIKIGKDFGPQRLQLMLNRFTAEGFDDRVDVPGNRATGLPTTSARGTLAYDAPRNEVRSASLEWTHADLAQGAASLQLFKQDFSARYSGGLIATFQDAKLAPVGSLVDQSEVKADKWGLRASWVRPDLWTPGLELTLGADYLDDESQQRLTQTGRVWVPPMAYRSLAPFGQLEYESGSLTLRGGLRDEHSRLKVADYSTLAFYGNRAVQGGERSASKLVKNLGAVWRFGRSGWSSFVSYNEGFGSPDVGLILRAVNSAGRSVNTLVDLQPILTDNREIGIAWRGAEGSVSASVYRSHSDLGSQLVVSNGIGSLQRVPITVRGFEISGDWRPARDWLLNASYAQTRGRTASAAGGVLDLDLGARSQGPDKLVLGAQWRPAPGWQARWTQSAYFSRAANLGKFSGKTALEERFKGYTVADLALSWDSPWGRLGAGLENVFNRRYLTYYAQANYSGTAEDFYAGRGRSLTLSWQRSF, encoded by the coding sequence ATGCATCTGCGTCCTCACGCGCTGGCCTGGGCCTGCGCCAGCCTTTTCGCGCTCTCTCTCGCCCCCGCCCGCGCGGCGGATGCCGCCGATCAGGCACCGCCCGCCGCACCCGAGGCCGGCAGCCCCCAGGCCCTGGGCCGGGTGGTGGTGACCGCCACCCGCGGCGCCAAGGCCCTGGAGAAGATTCCCGGCGCGGTGAGCCTGATCACCCGCGATGACATCGAAACCCAGGGCCTGGTGAGCGAGGACCCCAGCGCCTTGCTGGCCCTCTCGATCCCGGGCTATGCGCCGGCGCGCCAGAAGCTGACCAACTTCGGCGAGGGCCTGCGCGGTCGCAATGCCCTGCTGCTGCTGGATGGCATTCCGCAGACCAATCCGCTGCGCCTGGGCGGCCGCGAGGGCTATTTCGCCGACCCCATGATCGTCTCGCGCATCGAGGTGGTCTCCGGCGCTTCGGCGGTGCAGGGCATGGGCGCCACCGGCGGCATCATCAACACCATCACCCGGCGCCCCACCCAGGCCGGCACCCGCCAGACCTTGGAGCTCAAGTACGGCACCCAGTTCCACGGCGACAGCGCGAGCTGGAAGACCGGCTATATGGTCGAGCACAAGAGCGATTTCGACCTGATCGCCTATCTCGGCGCGCGCAGCCAGCAGGTGGGCGTGGATGGGGCGGGGCGGCCGCTGGCCACCGAGTCCCTGCACCAGGCGGCCGATGGCTTCATCAAGATCGGCAAGGACTTCGGCCCGCAGCGCCTGCAGCTGATGCTCAACCGCTTCACGGCCGAGGGCTTTGATGACCGGGTGGATGTGCCCGGCAACCGCGCCACCGGCCTGCCCACGACCTCGGCCCGCGGCACCCTGGCCTATGACGCGCCACGCAACGAGGTGCGTTCCGCCAGCCTGGAGTGGACGCATGCGGACCTGGCCCAGGGCGCGGCCTCGCTGCAGCTCTTCAAGCAGGACTTCTCGGCCCGCTACAGCGGCGGCCTGATCGCCACCTTCCAGGACGCCAAGCTCGCGCCCGTGGGCAGCCTGGTGGACCAGAGCGAGGTCAAGGCCGACAAATGGGGTCTGCGCGCCAGCTGGGTGCGGCCCGATCTGTGGACGCCGGGCCTGGAGCTGACCCTGGGCGCGGACTATCTGGACGATGAGTCCCAGCAGCGCCTGACCCAGACCGGCCGCGTCTGGGTGCCGCCCATGGCCTACCGCAGCCTGGCGCCCTTCGGCCAGCTGGAGTACGAGTCGGGCTCGCTGACCCTGCGCGGTGGCCTGCGCGATGAGCACAGCCGCCTCAAGGTGGCCGACTACAGCACCCTGGCCTTCTACGGCAACCGCGCGGTGCAGGGCGGCGAGCGGAGCGCCAGCAAGCTGGTGAAGAACCTGGGCGCCGTCTGGCGCTTCGGGCGCAGCGGCTGGTCCAGCTTCGTGTCCTACAACGAAGGCTTCGGCTCGCCCGATGTGGGCCTGATCCTGCGCGCGGTGAACAGCGCCGGCCGCTCGGTCAACACCCTGGTGGACCTGCAGCCCATCCTGACCGACAACCGCGAGATCGGCATCGCCTGGCGGGGCGCGGAAGGCAGCGTCTCGGCCTCGGTCTACCGCTCGCATTCCGACCTGGGCAGCCAGCTGGTGGTGAGCAATGGCATCGGCTCGCTGCAGCGCGTGCCCATCACGGTGCGCGGCTTCGAGATCAGCGGCGACTGGCGCCCGGCGCGCGACTGGCTGCTCAATGCCAGCTATGCCCAGACCCGCGGCCGCACCGCCAGCGCGGCCGGCGGCGTGCTGGACCTGGATCTGGGCGCCCGCTCCCAGGGCCCCGACAAGCTGGTGCTGGGCGCGCAGTGGCGCCCGGCCCCGGGCTGGCAGGCGCGCTGGACCCAGTCGGCCTATTTCTCCCGTGCGGCCAACCTCGGCAAGTTCTCGGGCAAGACCGCGCTGGAAGAGCGCTTCAAGGGCTATACCGTGGCCGATCTGGCTCTGAGCTGGGACTCGCCCTGGGGCCGCCTCGGCGCGGGTCTGGAGAACGTCTTCAACCGCCGCTACCTGACCTATTACGCCCAGGCCAACTACTCCGGCACGGCCGAGGACTTCTACGCCGGCCGCGGCCGCAGCCTCACGCTGAGCTGGCAGCGCAGCTTCTGA
- a CDS encoding PepSY domain-containing protein has translation MLRKTLAWLHRWVSLIAGILLVVLGLSGSLLVWQAELDAALNPRWFQPLPACETAPATPTAPTAPVARVLEVLQQAAPGRRAAIVVAPHQAGAAHQVWERRDAQGLRREHFIDAACGRYLGYRERGAVRWDAAHLVPTVYELHRYFWSGEGGATLAGSAGLLLLGLGLSGLVLAWPRQAARWASWKRVLTVRWDAAAARRWYDVHRSVGLWLAPLLILLSLTGAALVFGDTTRAWVAAVLPTETLARLPKPEGKAGGKPREAGAPAAWPVDAWVARAEQEFPQARWSRLTLPVGVGKGEGLGPVEVRLLQPGEPRADTGNTRVRLSGQGALLQRYDPLQAPAGNVLLNWLFPLHSAEAFGLLARLLWSLFGLVPGLLLATGLWLWWRRRRAAQRPPHQR, from the coding sequence ATGCTGCGTAAAACACTGGCCTGGCTGCATCGCTGGGTGTCGCTGATCGCCGGCATCCTGCTGGTGGTGCTGGGCCTGAGCGGCAGCCTGCTGGTCTGGCAGGCCGAGCTGGATGCGGCGCTCAATCCGCGCTGGTTCCAGCCCCTGCCGGCCTGTGAGACGGCGCCCGCGACTCCGACCGCGCCGACGGCGCCGGTGGCCCGCGTGCTCGAGGTGCTGCAGCAGGCGGCGCCCGGGCGGCGCGCGGCCATCGTGGTGGCGCCGCATCAGGCCGGCGCGGCCCACCAGGTCTGGGAGCGTCGCGATGCCCAGGGCCTGCGGCGCGAGCATTTCATCGATGCCGCCTGCGGGCGCTATCTGGGCTATCGCGAGCGCGGCGCCGTGCGCTGGGACGCGGCCCATCTGGTGCCCACGGTCTACGAGCTGCATCGCTACTTCTGGAGCGGGGAGGGCGGGGCCACGCTGGCCGGCAGCGCCGGCTTGCTGCTGCTGGGCCTGGGCCTGAGCGGGCTGGTGCTGGCCTGGCCGCGCCAGGCCGCGCGCTGGGCCTCCTGGAAGCGCGTATTGACCGTGCGCTGGGATGCGGCCGCCGCGCGGCGCTGGTATGACGTGCACCGCAGCGTGGGCCTGTGGCTGGCGCCGCTGCTGATCCTGCTGAGCCTCACCGGCGCGGCCCTGGTCTTTGGCGATACCACCCGGGCCTGGGTGGCCGCCGTGCTGCCCACCGAGACCCTGGCCCGCTTGCCCAAGCCGGAGGGCAAAGCTGGAGGCAAGCCGCGGGAGGCCGGCGCGCCGGCGGCCTGGCCGGTCGATGCCTGGGTGGCCCGGGCCGAGCAGGAGTTCCCCCAGGCCCGCTGGAGCCGCCTGACCTTGCCGGTGGGCGTGGGTAAGGGTGAAGGGCTGGGGCCGGTGGAGGTGCGCCTGCTGCAGCCCGGCGAGCCCCGCGCCGACACCGGCAACACGCGGGTGCGCCTGAGTGGCCAGGGCGCCCTGCTGCAGCGCTACGACCCGCTGCAGGCGCCGGCCGGCAATGTGCTGCTGAACTGGCTCTTCCCCCTGCACAGCGCCGAGGCCTTCGGTCTGCTGGCGCGCCTGCTCTGGAGTCTCTTCGGCCTGGTGCCCGGCCTGCTGCTGGCCACGGGCCTGTGGCTGTGGTGGCGGCGTCGCCGAGCGGCCCAGCGCCCGCCCCATCAACGCTGA
- a CDS encoding HD-GYP domain-containing protein yields MRSSERVLGRAEIEKSGLAQRIQRLHNILRERYPFLSRVALALYDPESDLLKTFASSTEGGQTLSHYEARLSEVPSLMELRDLRRARVVNDIEVQFKAHTQHTDWLKTQHYRSSYTLPVFRGEVLSAFVFFDAVEPAAFRPLVTEVLDEFADIISQLYLLRVSAVQHLIGAVDIATGLARIRDVETGHHLERMAKYSRLIARGVADLYGLNDEAIEYLHLFAPLHDIGKVGIPDSILLKPGRLDPEEWRQMQQHVRIGEDLVEHIVGDLGLEGDPAATVMRQVVGGHHERGDGSGYPRGLRLDQIPVPARIVAVADVFDALSSTRPYKTPWPEAQCLAELSQQAERGLLDGPCVRALIDAHTERRSIQQHFAD; encoded by the coding sequence ATGCGGTCATCCGAGCGTGTCCTGGGTCGCGCCGAAATCGAGAAGTCCGGCCTGGCCCAGCGCATCCAGCGCCTGCACAACATCCTCCGGGAACGCTACCCCTTTCTGAGCCGCGTAGCCCTGGCGCTCTACGACCCCGAGAGCGATCTGCTCAAGACCTTTGCCAGCAGCACCGAGGGCGGCCAGACCCTGAGCCACTACGAGGCCCGGCTCAGCGAGGTGCCCTCCCTGATGGAATTGCGCGATCTGCGCCGGGCCCGGGTGGTGAACGACATCGAGGTCCAGTTCAAGGCCCACACCCAGCACACCGACTGGCTCAAGACCCAGCATTACCGCAGCAGCTACACCCTGCCGGTGTTCCGCGGCGAGGTGCTCTCGGCCTTTGTGTTCTTTGACGCGGTCGAACCCGCCGCCTTCCGCCCCCTGGTGACCGAGGTGCTGGACGAGTTTGCCGACATCATCAGCCAGCTCTATCTGCTGCGCGTCTCGGCGGTGCAGCACCTGATCGGCGCGGTGGACATCGCCACCGGCCTGGCCCGCATCCGCGATGTGGAGACCGGCCACCATCTGGAGCGCATGGCCAAGTACTCGCGCCTGATCGCCCGCGGCGTGGCCGATCTCTACGGGCTGAACGACGAGGCCATCGAGTACCTGCACCTCTTCGCCCCCCTGCACGATATCGGCAAGGTGGGCATCCCCGACAGCATCCTGCTCAAGCCCGGCCGCCTGGACCCCGAGGAGTGGCGCCAGATGCAGCAGCATGTGCGCATCGGCGAAGACCTGGTGGAGCACATCGTGGGCGATCTGGGCCTGGAGGGGGATCCCGCCGCCACCGTGATGCGCCAGGTGGTGGGCGGCCATCACGAGCGCGGCGATGGCAGCGGCTACCCGCGCGGCCTGCGCCTGGATCAGATTCCGGTGCCGGCGCGCATCGTGGCCGTGGCCGATGTGTTTGATGCGCTCTCCTCCACCCGCCCCTACAAGACGCCCTGGCCCGAGGCGCAATGCCTGGCCGAACTGAGCCAGCAGGCCGAACGCGGCCTGCTGGACGGGCCCTGCGTGCGCGCCCTGATCGACGCGCATACCGAGCGTCGCAGCATCCAGCAGCACTTCGCCGACTGA
- a CDS encoding BMP family protein: protein MKLAFAPLVRALATLALSSVALSAAAQQPAIIFDMGGKFDKSFNEAAYRGIERWKQETGKPYLEFEISNDTQRVQAIRRMAERGANPIISIGFAQGSALEQVSKEFPKSNFAIIDMVVNQPNVQSVVFKEHEGSFLVGALATLSSKTGKVGFIGGMDIPLIRKFQCGYEQGAKAANPKAEVLSNMTGTTASAWNDPTRGGELAKAQFAKGVDVVFAAAGGTGTGVYQAAKDAGKLAIGVDSNQNHLQPGTMLSSMVKRVDVAVYNVLKSYKAGVSVLGLKEGGVDYAVDQHNAKLITPALKTKVEAYKADIIAGKIKVADFMADNACKH from the coding sequence ATGAAGCTCGCTTTTGCTCCGCTCGTTCGTGCCCTGGCCACCCTGGCCCTGTCCTCGGTGGCCCTGTCGGCCGCGGCCCAGCAGCCGGCCATCATCTTTGACATGGGGGGCAAGTTCGACAAGTCCTTCAACGAGGCGGCCTACCGCGGCATCGAGCGCTGGAAGCAGGAAACCGGCAAGCCCTATCTCGAGTTCGAGATCAGCAACGACACCCAGCGCGTACAGGCCATCCGCCGCATGGCCGAGCGTGGCGCCAATCCCATCATCTCCATCGGCTTCGCCCAGGGCTCGGCCCTGGAGCAGGTGTCCAAGGAGTTTCCCAAGTCCAACTTCGCCATCATCGACATGGTGGTGAACCAGCCGAATGTGCAGTCGGTGGTGTTCAAGGAGCATGAGGGCAGCTTCCTGGTGGGCGCCCTGGCCACGCTGAGCAGCAAGACCGGCAAGGTGGGCTTCATCGGCGGCATGGACATCCCCCTGATCCGCAAGTTCCAGTGCGGCTACGAGCAGGGCGCCAAGGCGGCCAACCCCAAGGCCGAGGTGCTGTCCAATATGACCGGCACCACCGCCAGCGCCTGGAACGACCCCACCCGCGGCGGTGAACTGGCCAAGGCCCAGTTCGCCAAGGGCGTGGACGTGGTCTTCGCCGCCGCCGGCGGCACCGGCACCGGCGTCTACCAGGCCGCCAAGGATGCGGGCAAGCTGGCCATCGGCGTGGACAGCAACCAGAACCATCTGCAGCCCGGCACCATGCTGAGCTCCATGGTCAAGCGCGTGGATGTGGCCGTCTACAACGTGCTCAAGAGCTACAAGGCCGGCGTCAGCGTGCTGGGCCTGAAGGAAGGCGGCGTGGACTACGCCGTGGACCAGCACAATGCCAAGCTGATCACCCCGGCGCTCAAGACCAAGGTCGAGGCCTACAAGGCCGACATCATCGCCGGCAAGATCAAGGTGGCCGACTTCATGGCCGACAACGCCTGCAAGCACTGA
- a CDS encoding ABC transporter ATP-binding protein → MTEQSSTAVRLVGISKRFGAVQANRGVELSVRAGTVHGLVGENGAGKSTLMAILYGYYQADEGHIEVDGRRVEIANSQQAIAAGIGMVHQHFMLVENFTVLENIMLGAEPAFFLSRAKREVRAKLEALMQDTGLHVRLDELAGDLPVGELQRLEILKALYRGARILILDEPTAVLTPQETLQLFETLRRLRERGTTIILITHKLKEVMALCDAVTVMRAGQMIKTCDIRETSPEDLAEAMVGRKVQLGRSGATARAGAPRLVAEGLSLKSEQGVPLLREVSLSLRAGEIVGVAGVSGNGQSELLELLSGMRAPDAGRLRLGEAAFEAARWLEPRAARHHKLAHVPEDRHSCGMVLGFPAWETAALGYQEQAQYRAAPLGLGMNQAHLRAQTAQMMERFDVRPRNPELGSSKFSGGNQQKLILAREIGQAPAVLLVGQPTRGVDIGAIEFIHGQLRALRDAGCAVLLVSSELDEILALADRVLVMNAGRITGELAIEDCDEKRLGLLMAAQAD, encoded by the coding sequence ATGACAGAACAGAGCAGCACGGCCGTCCGGCTGGTCGGCATCAGCAAGCGCTTCGGCGCGGTGCAGGCCAACCGCGGCGTGGAGCTGAGCGTGCGTGCCGGCACGGTGCACGGCCTGGTGGGCGAGAACGGCGCCGGCAAGAGCACGCTGATGGCCATCCTCTACGGCTACTACCAGGCCGACGAGGGGCATATCGAGGTGGACGGTCGCCGCGTGGAGATCGCCAACTCCCAGCAGGCCATCGCCGCGGGCATCGGCATGGTGCACCAGCATTTCATGCTGGTCGAGAACTTCACCGTGCTGGAAAACATCATGCTGGGCGCCGAGCCGGCCTTCTTCCTCTCGCGCGCCAAGCGCGAGGTGCGCGCCAAGCTGGAAGCCCTGATGCAGGACACCGGCCTGCATGTGCGCCTGGACGAGCTGGCCGGCGATCTGCCGGTGGGCGAGCTGCAGCGCCTGGAGATCCTCAAGGCCCTGTACCGCGGCGCCCGCATCCTGATCCTGGACGAGCCCACCGCGGTGCTCACACCGCAAGAGACCCTGCAGCTCTTCGAGACCCTGCGCCGCCTGCGCGAGCGCGGCACCACCATCATCCTGATCACGCACAAGCTCAAGGAGGTGATGGCGCTGTGCGATGCCGTCACCGTGATGCGCGCGGGGCAGATGATCAAGACCTGCGACATCCGCGAGACCAGCCCCGAGGACCTGGCCGAGGCCATGGTGGGCCGCAAGGTGCAGCTGGGCCGCAGCGGCGCCACCGCCCGGGCCGGCGCGCCGCGCCTGGTGGCCGAGGGCCTGAGCCTGAAGAGCGAGCAGGGCGTGCCCCTGCTGCGCGAGGTGAGCCTGAGTCTGCGGGCGGGCGAGATCGTGGGTGTGGCCGGCGTCTCGGGCAATGGGCAGAGCGAGCTGCTGGAGCTGCTCTCGGGCATGCGCGCGCCGGATGCCGGCCGCCTGCGCCTGGGTGAGGCCGCGTTCGAGGCCGCGCGCTGGCTGGAGCCACGCGCCGCGCGCCACCACAAGCTGGCCCATGTGCCCGAAGACCGCCACAGCTGCGGCATGGTGCTGGGCTTTCCGGCCTGGGAAACCGCCGCCCTGGGCTACCAGGAGCAGGCCCAGTACCGCGCTGCGCCCCTGGGCCTGGGCATGAACCAGGCGCATCTGCGCGCCCAGACGGCGCAGATGATGGAGCGCTTCGATGTGCGCCCGCGCAACCCCGAGCTGGGCTCCTCCAAGTTCTCGGGCGGCAACCAGCAGAAGCTGATCCTGGCGCGCGAGATCGGCCAGGCGCCGGCCGTGCTGCTGGTGGGCCAGCCCACGCGCGGCGTGGACATCGGCGCCATCGAGTTCATCCACGGCCAGCTGCGCGCCTTGCGCGATGCGGGCTGCGCGGTGCTGCTGGTCAGCTCCGAGCTGGACGAGATCCTGGCCCTGGCCGACCGCGTGCTGGTGATGAATGCCGGCCGCATCACCGGCGAGCTGGCCATTGAAGACTGTGACGAGAAACGCCTGGGCCTGCTGATGGCCGCCCAGGCGGACTGA